The sequence ACGCGAAGCGGAAGAAAGAAGGCGGCGAGTATCGCTGAGAGGATGCCGTCAACGGCGAGAACCGTGAGGGCGACGGCGCGCAGAGCCCTGGTGTCGTCGGGCGACCGGCTCAGGTCGGGATGCTGTCGAGCAGCGACACGAAGGAGCCGAGCACCCACTGGTAGCTGTCCAGGCGGTCCTGCCAGTGCTGCAGGTTGGGATCGAGATCCTGGTCCATGACTGTCCTTTGTGTTTGCGGCCACTCGGTCGAAGCTTAACCCGTATTTGCCGGTTATCCGACAGTCAATCCGGCAAGAAGGTCGTTTTCCCAGCCGCGGTGGTCTCGGTCGCCGGGCTCTCCGGAGACGAGGATGTAGTGCTCTTCGGCCGCGAGGGGCAACGCGATGTTGTTGGACAACGCGAAAGAGCGGCCGTCGGGAGCCACGGTGACCTGGGTGGCGTGTGCGCGCATCGCAGCGATCTTGGCGGGCAGGTGCTCGCCCGCGTCGATGACGGCGTCGATCTTGTCGTCGGGATAGCCGAACGGGACCATGTCGATGGTCACCCGCACCCAGTCGGCGGGGACGCCGTCGAGGTTCTCTAGAGCCGCGCCCATCGCGCTTTTGGCGATGACGGTCCAGTAGAACTTGGGGACGTGCCACGGCTCGCCCGGATAGTCGCGTCCTGCTGATGCGGCAACGGCTTCGGTTGTGACACGGTGGGCTTGGATGTGGTCGGGATGGCCGTAGCCGCCGTCAGGGTCATAGGTGACGACAACGTGCGGCCTTACTTGGCGGATGATGGCGACGAGTTCGCCGACGGCCTCGCGCATGTCGGCGTCGGCGAACCGCTGACGGTGTCGCGATGCCGTGCCTTCCATGCCGGAGTCCCGCCAATGACCGGGCCCGCCAAGGAAATTCGGCTCTTCGACGCCGAGGGCGTTGAGTGCTTTGGTCAGTTCACTGATGCGATACCCGCCGAGTTGGTCTGCGACGTCGACGGCAAGCTGGGCGTACTTGTCGCCGATGACCTCGCCCTCTTCGCCAAGGGTGCAGGTGACGACGTGAACGTCAGCGCCTTGGGCGATGTAGTGCGCGATGGTGGCGCCCGTCGTCAACGTCTCATCGTCCGGATGCGCATGGACGAAGAGCAGGCGGGGCGTTTCGGTTGGCATCGTTCAGACACCTTAGCTGGCGGGGTTCGCTTCGCTACTGTGGATGAGGTGGGCGAATCTGAGCGGGCGATTCGCGCGCCTCATTGGTTGATCGTCTGCGTCGCAACGGTAGTGACAGCTGGAGCGGGTTGCGGAAATGCGGCGGTCAGCGATGAGGGCGAAGGCACAAACCCTTCTGAGCCCGGGACGACGGCTGTGGCCAGCTTGGTGCCGGCCATCATCGCAGAGACCCCGCACGACGCCACCGCCTTCACCGAAGGCTTGGTTTTCGATGGCCCACGGCTGTACGAGAGCACGGGAAACTTCGGTACGTCTCAATTGCGGGAAATCGACCCGGCGACCGGGGCGACGCTTCGCTCGGCTGACCTACCCCCGGACTTCTATGGCGAAGGGATTGCCGTGGTTGGCGATCGCATCTGGCAGCTGACGTGGAGGAACGGCGTCGCTATCGAATGGGACAAGCCGAGCATGAAACCGCTACGGCAAGTTCGCGTAGACGGTGAGAGCTGGGGGCTCTGCTACGACGGAGAGCGTCTCATTCGGAGCGACGGCACCGACCGGCTCCACTTTCATGATCCTGCCGCGTTCACCGAGACCGGATCGGTCGCGGTCACCTTTG is a genomic window of Mycobacterium sp. ITM-2016-00318 containing:
- the mshB gene encoding N-acetyl-1-D-myo-inositol-2-amino-2-deoxy-alpha-D-glucopyranoside deacetylase → MPTETPRLLFVHAHPDDETLTTGATIAHYIAQGADVHVVTCTLGEEGEVIGDKYAQLAVDVADQLGGYRISELTKALNALGVEEPNFLGGPGHWRDSGMEGTASRHRQRFADADMREAVGELVAIIRQVRPHVVVTYDPDGGYGHPDHIQAHRVTTEAVAASAGRDYPGEPWHVPKFYWTVIAKSAMGAALENLDGVPADWVRVTIDMVPFGYPDDKIDAVIDAGEHLPAKIAAMRAHATQVTVAPDGRSFALSNNIALPLAAEEHYILVSGEPGDRDHRGWENDLLAGLTVG
- a CDS encoding glutaminyl-peptide cyclotransferase, which codes for MDEEQAGRFGWHRSDTLAGGVRFATVDEVGESERAIRAPHWLIVCVATVVTAGAGCGNAAVSDEGEGTNPSEPGTTAVASLVPAIIAETPHDATAFTEGLVFDGPRLYESTGNFGTSQLREIDPATGATLRSADLPPDFYGEGIAVVGDRIWQLTWRNGVAIEWDKPSMKPLRQVRVDGESWGLCYDGERLIRSDGTDRLHFHDPAAFTETGSVAVTFEGNPLRQLNELECVDGQVWGNVFMTDRIVRIDPRTGDVTAMVDARRLVDDKRRGREEVLNGIAFAGSGEFLLTGKYWPTMFRVRLDG